The Arthrobacter russicus genome has a segment encoding these proteins:
- the phnE gene encoding phosphonate ABC transporter, permease protein PhnE codes for MSTALRSETAAAGRPAKPRHAGQAVLVLAVLGLLTAWAAWGVGVDLPKVFANAGNAWGNLVQLGQPDYGFIPKTFPALLETLNMAVIATALGAAVALPLSFLASRATNPNRPLLIAVRTVLNLIRSVPDILYAAVLVAVVGVGALSGIMTLFLFNIGIIAKLVSEALDGEDLGAQEAALAAGASWFKADRAAMLPQIMPTFTSQTLYTFEINIRASAVIGLVGAGGLGVLIDNVRSFFRYHELSLIILEILVMVLVLESLSAWLRKRLV; via the coding sequence ATGAGCACCGCATTGCGTTCGGAAACGGCGGCCGCCGGACGGCCGGCGAAACCCCGGCACGCCGGCCAGGCTGTGCTCGTGCTCGCCGTCCTGGGGCTGCTGACCGCCTGGGCGGCTTGGGGCGTCGGCGTGGACCTGCCTAAGGTCTTCGCCAACGCCGGCAATGCCTGGGGCAACCTGGTGCAGTTGGGCCAACCGGATTACGGCTTCATCCCGAAGACTTTCCCGGCGCTGCTGGAAACTTTGAACATGGCGGTCATCGCCACTGCGCTGGGCGCGGCAGTAGCGCTGCCCTTGAGCTTCCTGGCCTCCCGGGCCACCAACCCGAACCGTCCGCTGCTGATCGCGGTGCGCACGGTCCTGAACCTGATCCGCTCGGTACCGGACATCCTGTACGCAGCGGTTCTGGTCGCCGTCGTCGGCGTCGGCGCGCTCTCCGGCATCATGACGCTGTTCTTGTTCAACATCGGGATCATCGCGAAGCTGGTCTCCGAAGCGCTCGACGGCGAAGACCTCGGCGCGCAGGAGGCCGCCCTGGCCGCCGGTGCCAGCTGGTTCAAGGCGGACCGGGCCGCGATGCTGCCGCAAATCATGCCGACCTTCACCTCGCAGACCCTGTACACCTTCGAAATCAACATCCGGGCCTCCGCGGTGATCGGTTTGGTCGGTGCCGGCGGGCTGGGCGTGCTGATCGACAATGTGCGCAGCTTTTTCCGCTATCACGAGCTGTCCTTGATCATTCTCGAAATCCTGGTCATGGTGTTGGTCTTGGAATCCCTCTCGGCCTGGTTGCGGAAGAGGTTGGTCTAG
- the phnE gene encoding phosphonate ABC transporter, permease protein PhnE, with product MAPTPPAATQRPAKPGHPGRTIAWAVISLLVVAAFWSAKINWSALSDFPTETGKYLGLLFLPPDWSKLGEALSAMLLSVQMAWIGTLIGIVVSFPLGFLATAGISAGWLAWPLRGLFALIRAVPEVVIAILILSVTGLTPFTGALALGIGSIGTLGKWGYESFEAVDQGPLEAVRSAGGSRLDLMRWGIWPSVQAEVFSFWLYRFEINVRASAILGLIGAGGIGKMLQDNVQFRNWDAVGMLLIVVIVVTIVIDQLSGLLRQRIVHGRWSGNRAARRTGDPGKPEMSEPAGRMAL from the coding sequence GTGGCGCCGACTCCCCCGGCGGCCACGCAACGGCCGGCAAAGCCCGGGCACCCGGGCCGGACCATCGCCTGGGCGGTGATTTCGCTGCTGGTGGTCGCCGCTTTCTGGAGCGCCAAGATCAATTGGTCCGCACTGTCCGACTTCCCTACGGAGACCGGCAAATACCTGGGCCTGCTGTTCCTGCCGCCGGATTGGTCGAAACTCGGCGAAGCGTTGTCCGCGATGCTGCTCTCGGTGCAAATGGCCTGGATCGGCACGCTGATCGGCATCGTGGTTTCGTTCCCCCTGGGCTTCCTGGCCACCGCCGGGATCTCCGCCGGTTGGCTCGCTTGGCCGCTGCGCGGCCTGTTCGCCTTGATCCGGGCGGTTCCGGAGGTGGTGATCGCGATCCTGATCCTTTCGGTCACCGGGCTCACCCCGTTCACCGGCGCCCTCGCCTTGGGCATCGGCTCGATCGGCACCCTCGGCAAATGGGGGTACGAATCGTTCGAAGCCGTGGACCAGGGGCCGCTCGAGGCGGTCCGTTCGGCCGGCGGCTCACGGCTCGATCTGATGCGCTGGGGAATCTGGCCCTCCGTCCAGGCCGAGGTGTTCTCGTTCTGGCTCTACCGGTTCGAAATCAATGTCCGGGCTTCGGCGATCCTGGGCCTGATCGGGGCCGGCGGCATCGGCAAGATGCTGCAGGACAACGTCCAGTTCCGCAACTGGGACGCCGTCGGCATGCTGCTCATCGTGGTCATCGTGGTCACCATCGTGATCGACCAGCTTTCCGGCCTGCTCCGGCAACGGATCGTGCACGGCCGCTGGTCCGGCAACCGGGCCGCACGGCGCACCGGTGACCCCGGAAAGCCGGAAATGTCGGAGCCAGCAGGCAGGATGGCACTATGA
- a CDS encoding metallophosphoesterase — MSTSNSYGTLSILHLSDTHLLAQGLHSKSVDTRQTLLEALRSLLPLEELDLLVISGDVSDDGTPESYRSVRELAEDYAHRRDALVLYAIGNHDARPGFWAVLGNGHPGSPAEPDGGQLPVYGSTLLGGFRIVSLDSSVPGRTHGYLDPGQLDWLTGELSTPSESGTVLVLHHPPVEPVTPLHDGIELQNPEALVDALQGSDVRLILSGHYHHALGDTLLVGDRAIPVLVAPGVVNLNDVLAAEGHERALRASGAQFVTVFRADPAAAAARVRSLPLNLGRAEPLFDLPPEEVAAISARISARPDESGNG, encoded by the coding sequence ATGAGCACTTCGAACAGCTACGGAACCTTGAGCATCCTGCACCTCTCGGACACCCACTTGCTCGCGCAGGGCCTGCATTCGAAGTCCGTGGACACCCGGCAGACCCTGCTGGAGGCGCTGCGCAGCTTGCTCCCGTTGGAAGAGTTGGACTTGTTGGTGATTTCCGGCGACGTCTCCGACGACGGTACCCCGGAGTCCTACCGGAGCGTGCGCGAGCTCGCCGAAGATTACGCGCACCGGCGCGACGCCCTGGTGCTGTACGCGATCGGGAACCACGACGCCCGGCCCGGTTTCTGGGCTGTGCTCGGCAATGGGCACCCCGGTTCCCCGGCCGAGCCCGACGGCGGCCAGCTGCCGGTCTACGGCAGCACCCTGCTCGGCGGATTCCGGATCGTGAGCTTGGACTCCTCGGTTCCGGGACGCACCCACGGCTACCTCGACCCGGGCCAGCTGGATTGGCTCACCGGGGAGCTTTCGACGCCCAGTGAGTCCGGTACTGTCCTGGTGCTGCACCACCCACCGGTCGAGCCGGTGACCCCGTTGCACGACGGGATCGAATTGCAAAACCCCGAAGCCCTGGTCGACGCACTGCAAGGCAGCGACGTCCGGCTGATCCTCTCCGGGCACTACCACCACGCCCTGGGCGACACGCTGCTGGTCGGCGACCGGGCGATCCCGGTGCTGGTGGCGCCCGGTGTGGTCAATCTCAATGACGTGCTCGCTGCAGAGGGCCACGAACGCGCGCTCCGGGCCAGCGGCGCGCAATTCGTCACGGTATTCCGTGCCGATCCCGCAGCAGCAGCCGCCCGAGTGCGCTCCCTGCCGTTGAACCTGGGCCGGGCCGAGCCGCTCTTCGATTTGCCGCCCGAAGAAGTCGCCGCAATCTCGGCCAGGATCTCCGCCCGACCGGATGAATCCGGCAATGGCTGA
- a CDS encoding MurR/RpiR family transcriptional regulator — protein sequence MAEPGRSAETDQPIGPASEQGKVGHAPGKVLATIRSLLPSLLPAEQAVASVLLERAAQVVELSSQQVAELSGASRATVVRTCQSLGFTGYQQLRVLVARDAGYPGTEVAAGTPAGSRGSGPGQAQVAGAAAIVAASFAQVRSAVDAMTALLHGPDVERAVQVLRSANRVVVSGNGLSAALAMDTAARLSAIGRPAEFQADAIGQQITARLLGSADALLLISGSGANSASFKVAQAARNAGAEVIVVTAFARSPLTSLGTVNLIVGMPDLSFQDEVTVTTRIPQTILAEGLIAALTAELGPVAARAKAAGLEVIGDNLAE from the coding sequence ATGGCTGAGCCGGGCCGGTCTGCCGAAACCGACCAGCCAATCGGGCCTGCCTCGGAGCAGGGTAAGGTCGGCCATGCCCCGGGAAAGGTCCTGGCGACTATCCGTTCGCTCTTGCCTTCGCTGCTGCCTGCCGAGCAGGCAGTTGCCTCGGTCCTGTTGGAACGGGCCGCCCAAGTGGTGGAACTGTCTTCGCAACAAGTCGCCGAACTCTCCGGTGCGTCCCGGGCGACGGTAGTGCGCACCTGTCAGAGCCTGGGCTTCACCGGTTACCAGCAATTGCGGGTTCTGGTCGCTCGGGACGCAGGCTACCCCGGTACCGAAGTCGCCGCCGGGACACCGGCCGGGAGCCGCGGTTCCGGCCCCGGCCAGGCGCAGGTCGCGGGAGCTGCGGCCATTGTGGCCGCCTCGTTCGCCCAGGTGCGTTCCGCCGTCGACGCGATGACTGCGCTGCTGCACGGGCCCGACGTCGAACGCGCCGTCCAGGTGCTGCGGAGCGCTAACCGCGTCGTCGTCTCCGGCAATGGCCTGTCCGCGGCGCTTGCCATGGACACTGCGGCCCGGTTGAGCGCGATTGGCCGGCCCGCCGAGTTCCAGGCCGACGCGATCGGGCAGCAAATCACCGCCCGGCTGCTCGGTTCCGCGGATGCCTTGCTCTTGATCAGTGGCAGCGGAGCCAATTCGGCGAGTTTCAAGGTGGCCCAAGCCGCGCGGAACGCGGGCGCCGAGGTCATCGTGGTCACTGCCTTCGCCCGGTCGCCGTTGACCTCGCTCGGAACCGTGAATCTGATCGTCGGCATGCCGGATCTGAGCTTCCAGGACGAAGTCACGGTCACCACCAGGATTCCGCAAACGATCCTGGCCGAAGGTCTGATCGCTGCGCTCACCGCCGAGTTGGGACCAGTCGCGGCCCGGGCCAAAGCAGCCGGCCTGGAAGTCATCGGCGACAACCTCGCCGAATGA
- a CDS encoding DUF1684 domain-containing protein, whose translation MAHSELNAAQVADWRMQTFELYAAVRSIAETDAAAAHRHWVRQRNELFRSHPASALSAQAKAAFTGLPVGGYDPDYRFQLEVLEHGAGESRTVQTGTDGEVHFERLGTVAAEGLGTLGLWRHCGYGGGVFLPFRDDSSGLLGGSYGAGRYLLDTIKGAHLGAAGSTWVIDFNFAYNPSCAYNETWACPLPGPENRLTSLIPVGELYAPELAAASGTG comes from the coding sequence ATGGCGCACAGCGAGTTGAACGCGGCACAAGTGGCCGATTGGCGGATGCAGACCTTCGAACTCTATGCCGCGGTCCGTTCGATCGCCGAGACCGACGCGGCGGCGGCGCACCGGCACTGGGTCCGGCAACGGAACGAATTGTTCCGCAGCCATCCGGCCTCTGCCCTGTCGGCACAAGCCAAAGCGGCATTCACCGGGCTGCCGGTCGGCGGCTATGACCCGGATTACCGGTTCCAGCTGGAAGTCCTCGAGCACGGTGCCGGAGAATCCCGGACCGTGCAGACCGGCACCGACGGCGAAGTCCACTTCGAGCGCTTGGGCACCGTGGCGGCCGAGGGACTGGGCACGCTCGGACTCTGGCGGCACTGCGGCTACGGCGGTGGCGTCTTCCTTCCTTTCCGCGATGATTCGTCCGGACTGCTCGGCGGAAGCTATGGTGCCGGCCGATATCTGCTCGACACCATCAAGGGCGCCCACCTGGGTGCCGCGGGCAGCACCTGGGTCATCGATTTCAACTTCGCCTACAACCCGTCCTGCGCTTACAACGAAACCTGGGCCTGCCCGCTGCCGGGCCCCGAAAACCGGCTGACCTCGCTCATCCCGGTGGGCGAACTCTATGCGCCGGAACTGGCGGCGGCCTCCGGCACCGGCTGA
- a CDS encoding GtrA family protein, with the protein MASDIADPAAAARPVGGLLSDSSTPEAPQPRTSLRQQIGGFLIVGAICTAASLAIFTALRPLAGTQWANLIALVLTSVLNTELNRRHSWSIRDRRHWFADQSKGLWVMFLALLLTSSSLLLLHTVNPRSTVMDEVLTITAANVLAALTRFLLLRYWIFRRVRR; encoded by the coding sequence ATGGCTAGCGACATCGCAGACCCGGCTGCTGCGGCACGGCCCGTCGGAGGGCTCCTTTCCGACTCGAGCACACCCGAAGCACCGCAACCCAGAACCAGCCTGCGCCAGCAGATCGGCGGCTTCCTGATCGTCGGCGCGATCTGCACCGCCGCTTCCTTGGCGATTTTCACCGCATTGCGGCCGCTTGCCGGAACCCAGTGGGCCAATCTGATCGCCCTAGTGCTCACCTCGGTACTGAACACCGAACTCAACCGGAGGCACAGCTGGTCGATCCGCGACCGCCGGCATTGGTTCGCAGATCAGAGCAAGGGCCTCTGGGTGATGTTCCTGGCTTTGCTGCTGACCTCTTCGAGCCTGCTCCTGCTGCACACGGTCAACCCCCGCTCCACGGTGATGGACGAGGTCTTGACCATCACCGCAGCCAATGTGCTGGCCGCCCTCACCCGTTTTCTGCTACTGCGCTACTGGATCTTCCGCCGGGTCCGCCGCTGA